In the genome of Bradyrhizobium sp. CIAT3101, one region contains:
- a CDS encoding 4-carboxy-4-hydroxy-2-oxoadipate aldolase/oxaloacetate decarboxylase yields MVHVIRTFDRPAAELVERIKKFPPSTLHEAQGRLGALTSRIKPIYSGMRACGPALTVSCHPADNIMLITAISLAKPGDVLVVSAGDHPEQGGFGEVLATACVAKGIVGLVTDAGVRDGLAVRDTGFNVFSYGLCMKGTVKETLGTINQPIVIGGIAVRPGDIVSADDDGVVIVPKENIADVCAKSAAREDKEAGVMKALKAGGDILELSGIGKVLEAKGCTFG; encoded by the coding sequence ATGGTGCATGTGATCAGGACATTCGATCGGCCCGCCGCCGAGCTTGTCGAGCGCATCAAGAAGTTTCCTCCGTCCACCCTTCATGAGGCGCAGGGGCGATTGGGCGCCCTGACATCCCGCATCAAGCCGATCTATTCCGGGATGCGCGCCTGCGGACCGGCGCTGACGGTGAGCTGCCACCCGGCCGACAACATCATGCTGATCACGGCGATTTCGCTGGCCAAGCCCGGCGACGTGCTCGTGGTGAGCGCGGGCGATCATCCCGAGCAGGGCGGCTTCGGCGAGGTGCTGGCGACGGCCTGCGTTGCCAAGGGCATCGTCGGGCTGGTCACGGATGCCGGCGTTCGCGACGGCCTTGCGGTACGCGACACCGGCTTCAACGTCTTCTCCTACGGCCTCTGCATGAAAGGGACCGTCAAGGAAACTCTCGGCACCATCAATCAGCCGATCGTCATCGGCGGCATTGCCGTCCGCCCCGGCGATATCGTCAGCGCCGATGACGACGGCGTCGTGATCGTGCCGAAGGAGAACATCGCCGACGTCTGCGCCAAGTCGGCGGCACGCGAGGACAAGGAAGCCGGCGTGATGAAGGCGCTCAAGGCCGGCGGCGACATCCTCGAACTTTCCGGCATCGGAAAGGTGCTGGAAGCCAAGGGCTGCACGTTCGGCTAA
- a CDS encoding LysR substrate-binding domain-containing protein, with amino-acid sequence MDTKRLEAFIKVVDLGSMTSAAKVLNVAQPALSQHIASLEADFKCKLLDRSARGVKPTEAGRILYRYAKSIQRQIEEARRTILDNKPELTGNVTIGLAPLSSAALLATPLLMQVRARYPGIVPHIYDSSGIMLSEMMLKGSMDMAVLYGDRPVTGLDYKPLMREYFYLVAPRSIYPEQMPLEEVSAAEVAQFDLLLPYRESFLRQTVERVCAEVGLRPRIVAEIHSQSTLSSAIAAGVGAAVLPMSIAKELPNLDELCIRRINAPSASQQMSLCISDNAALSDAAFAVYKILLEIIVKTWGPFDLHLGSATAVLGGAASALDGPKDEP; translated from the coding sequence TTGGATACGAAACGCTTGGAGGCCTTCATCAAGGTCGTGGATCTCGGCAGCATGACGAGCGCGGCGAAAGTGCTGAATGTGGCGCAGCCGGCGCTGAGCCAGCACATTGCGAGCCTGGAGGCCGATTTCAAGTGCAAGCTGCTCGACCGCAGCGCCCGCGGGGTTAAGCCCACCGAGGCCGGACGAATCCTCTACCGCTACGCCAAGTCGATCCAGCGTCAGATCGAAGAGGCCAGGCGCACCATTCTGGACAACAAGCCGGAGCTGACCGGCAACGTCACGATCGGTCTGGCCCCGCTCAGCTCGGCGGCATTGCTGGCGACCCCGCTGCTGATGCAGGTCCGCGCACGCTATCCCGGCATCGTGCCGCACATCTACGACAGCTCCGGGATCATGCTCAGCGAGATGATGCTGAAGGGGAGCATGGACATGGCTGTCCTGTACGGCGATCGCCCGGTGACCGGCCTCGATTACAAGCCGCTGATGCGCGAGTACTTCTATCTTGTCGCGCCCCGCAGCATCTATCCGGAGCAGATGCCTCTGGAGGAGGTTTCGGCGGCGGAGGTCGCGCAATTCGACCTGCTGCTTCCGTACCGGGAATCCTTCCTGCGGCAGACGGTCGAGCGGGTCTGCGCCGAGGTGGGACTTCGCCCGCGCATCGTCGCCGAGATCCATTCCCAGTCGACCCTCTCTTCGGCTATTGCAGCCGGCGTGGGGGCGGCAGTGCTGCCCATGTCGATCGCAAAGGAGTTGCCGAACCTCGACGAGCTCTGCATTCGGCGGATCAACGCGCCGTCGGCCTCGCAACAGATGTCGCTTTGCATTTCCGACAATGCCGCGTTGTCCGATGCTGCATTCGCCGTCTACAAGATATTGCTCGAGATCATCGTCAAGACGTGGGGGCCGTTCGATCTCCACCTCGGCTCGGCGACCGCCGTCTTGGGCGGCGCAGCGTCGGCTCTGGATGGTCCGAAGGACGAGCCATAA
- a CDS encoding SDR family oxidoreductase: MGFSDYRTALVTGASSGIGAATVRRLSAEGLEVYAVARDATRLSALSAETGCRPCAVDISDLDALAALAKSAEFDVLVNNAGQSRRGNILDTTPEDVDALIDVNLRAVLHLTRLVVPGMAHRDRGHVVNISSIAGHYAFGGGNTVYHATKAGIHSLSQQLRVDLYGTRVRVTEISPARVETEVFGRLLGDLAEAKRRFFDDYDALQPEDIANSIAFAVGSPARMNVAFMEVLPTQQVVGGLNFAQKSRPPAE; this comes from the coding sequence ATGGGATTTTCGGACTATCGGACGGCCCTGGTGACGGGCGCATCCTCCGGAATAGGGGCTGCGACTGTTCGCCGCCTGAGTGCGGAAGGGCTCGAAGTCTACGCCGTGGCCCGCGACGCCACCCGCCTGAGCGCCCTCTCTGCGGAGACCGGATGCCGACCCTGCGCCGTCGACATCAGCGACCTCGATGCGCTTGCGGCCCTGGCAAAGTCGGCCGAGTTCGACGTCCTCGTCAACAACGCCGGCCAATCCCGGCGCGGCAATATCCTGGACACGACACCTGAAGACGTGGACGCGCTCATCGACGTCAATCTGCGGGCGGTGCTACATCTGACGCGGCTGGTCGTGCCGGGCATGGCGCATCGTGATCGAGGCCACGTCGTCAACATCTCCTCCATCGCCGGCCACTACGCATTTGGCGGCGGAAACACCGTGTATCACGCCACCAAAGCCGGCATTCATTCGCTATCGCAGCAGTTGCGCGTCGACCTCTACGGGACCAGGGTTCGCGTCACAGAGATATCGCCGGCCCGGGTCGAGACCGAGGTGTTCGGCCGGCTGCTCGGTGATCTGGCCGAAGCCAAGCGTCGCTTCTTCGACGACTATGATGCGCTTCAGCCCGAGGACATCGCCAATTCGATCGCATTCGCGGTCGGATCGCCGGCGCGCATGAATGTCGCCTTCATGGAAGTTCTGCCGACCCAGCAGGTCGTCGGCGGCCTCAATTTTGCACAGAAGAGCCGGCCGCCGGCCGAGTGA
- the accB gene encoding acetyl-CoA carboxylase biotin carboxyl carrier protein: MDLAKIEQLVDLVTRSAIAELELTQDGTRIRILKRAPAGPPAAPAQPATAYKVEAPALDHQENPAPDAAADVVVPAPMHGVFYRAAAPDEPPLVEVGARIEAGQKICIIEAMKTFIDIAAEAPGVVLAILAENGDEIEAGQALFRIGAVGSP, encoded by the coding sequence GTGGATCTCGCCAAAATCGAACAACTCGTCGATCTCGTGACGCGCTCCGCAATCGCCGAGCTGGAGCTCACGCAAGATGGCACCCGCATTCGCATCCTCAAGCGCGCGCCCGCAGGACCGCCTGCGGCCCCGGCACAGCCTGCGACGGCGTACAAGGTCGAGGCCCCTGCTCTCGATCACCAGGAAAACCCTGCTCCCGACGCTGCCGCCGACGTCGTCGTGCCGGCACCGATGCACGGCGTCTTCTACCGGGCTGCCGCGCCGGACGAGCCGCCCCTGGTCGAGGTCGGCGCGCGGATCGAGGCCGGGCAGAAGATCTGCATCATCGAGGCGATGAAGACCTTCATCGACATCGCCGCCGAAGCGCCCGGTGTCGTGCTTGCCATCCTCGCGGAGAATGGTGACGAGATCGAAGCAGGGCAAGCCCTGTTCCGGATCGGTGCTGTGGGTTCGCCCTGA
- the accC gene encoding acetyl-CoA carboxylase biotin carboxylase subunit, translating to MFDKVLIANRGEIALRIQRACRAMGLKTVVVHSEADRDARYVALADEALCIGPAPASGTYLNIAAILLAAEVSGAQAIHPGYGFLSESAEFADRITRASLTFIGPPADCIRTMGDKVAAKRAMRLAGVPCVPGPDSALPDDPAEVRAIARDIGYPVIIKAAGGGGGRGMRIVRSEAALDEALALTRAEASKAFKNAAVYIEKFLEKPRHIEIQVLCDQHDNHLWLGDRDCSLQRRNQKVVEEAPAPGIDRALIERVGTSCVEACRRIGYRGAGTFEFLYEDGQFFFIEMNTRVQVEHPVTEMTTGIDIVKEQIRIAQGEPLGIAQGDIARVGHAVEFRINAEDPSTFAPSPGTVTRWDIPGGIGIRVDSHIAAGATVPRHYDSLIGKLIAHGSTREEALARARVALSELRAEGIRTNVPLHQAILADPAFCRGGYDIHHLEHWMNARVAAP from the coding sequence ATGTTCGACAAGGTCCTGATCGCCAATCGCGGCGAGATCGCGCTTCGCATCCAGCGCGCCTGTCGGGCGATGGGCCTCAAGACGGTCGTCGTTCACTCGGAGGCGGACCGCGACGCACGCTATGTCGCACTCGCCGATGAGGCACTCTGCATCGGGCCCGCGCCGGCGAGCGGCACCTATCTCAACATTGCGGCAATCCTGCTCGCAGCCGAAGTCAGCGGCGCCCAGGCGATCCATCCCGGTTACGGCTTCCTCTCGGAGAGCGCGGAGTTCGCCGATCGGATTACGCGCGCCAGCCTCACTTTCATCGGCCCTCCGGCGGATTGTATCCGGACCATGGGCGACAAGGTCGCGGCCAAGCGCGCGATGCGACTGGCGGGCGTGCCTTGCGTGCCGGGGCCGGACAGCGCCCTGCCGGATGATCCGGCCGAGGTTCGCGCGATCGCCCGGGACATCGGATATCCTGTCATCATCAAGGCCGCCGGCGGCGGCGGCGGGCGCGGCATGCGGATCGTGCGCAGCGAAGCCGCGCTGGACGAGGCGCTGGCGCTGACCCGCGCCGAAGCCAGCAAGGCCTTCAAGAACGCTGCGGTGTACATCGAGAAATTCCTCGAAAAGCCCCGCCATATCGAGATTCAGGTGCTGTGCGACCAGCACGACAATCATCTCTGGCTCGGCGACCGCGACTGCTCGCTCCAGCGCAGGAACCAGAAGGTGGTCGAGGAAGCCCCCGCGCCCGGCATCGATCGCGCGCTGATCGAGCGGGTCGGCACAAGCTGCGTCGAGGCGTGCCGGCGGATCGGCTATCGCGGCGCCGGCACGTTCGAGTTCCTCTACGAGGACGGGCAGTTCTTCTTCATCGAGATGAACACGCGTGTCCAGGTCGAGCATCCCGTCACCGAGATGACGACGGGGATCGACATCGTCAAAGAGCAGATCCGCATCGCGCAAGGCGAGCCGCTGGGGATTGCGCAAGGCGACATTGCCCGTGTCGGCCATGCCGTCGAATTCCGCATCAATGCCGAAGACCCCTCAACCTTCGCGCCCTCGCCCGGCACGGTGACCCGCTGGGACATTCCCGGCGGCATCGGCATCCGCGTCGATTCGCACATCGCCGCCGGCGCCACCGTTCCCCGTCACTACGACTCGCTGATCGGCAAGCTCATCGCCCATGGCAGCACCCGTGAGGAAGCGCTCGCGCGTGCCCGGGTCGCCTTGTCCGAGCTGCGCGCCGAAGGCATCCGAACCAACGTGCCGTTGCACCAGGCGATCCTCGCCGATCCGGCGTTCTGCCGCGGCGGCTACGACATCCATCATCTCGAACACTGGATGAACGCGCGGGTGGCCGCGCCATGA
- the pxpB gene encoding 5-oxoprolinase subunit PxpB, with amino-acid sequence MTTPDRPRISLLGTSALLFEAPGAFDLPHQRRIWSLAATASKWPGIREAIPGITNLMLTFDTPPCELDTLIAALNDGWDAAEGLAIGGREIRLPVTYGGEIGSQLQSVADHCGLSVDDVISIHAAPLYTVFALGSHPGYCYLGGMDPRITMPRRQTPLQRSAGGSVSIGGSQTGVSASPGPSGWHAIGHTSWTFFDPSWPTPAALAPGDTIRFEIERVIR; translated from the coding sequence ATGACGACGCCGGACCGGCCGCGGATCAGCCTGCTCGGAACATCGGCCCTCCTGTTCGAGGCGCCCGGCGCATTCGACCTGCCGCACCAGCGGCGCATCTGGTCGCTGGCGGCCACCGCATCGAAATGGCCAGGAATCCGCGAGGCCATTCCCGGCATCACCAACTTGATGCTGACCTTCGACACGCCGCCCTGCGAGCTCGACACCTTGATTGCCGCGCTCAACGACGGCTGGGACGCGGCAGAAGGCCTCGCGATCGGCGGCCGCGAGATCAGGCTGCCGGTGACTTATGGCGGCGAGATCGGATCGCAGCTTCAGTCCGTCGCCGACCATTGCGGCCTGTCCGTCGACGACGTGATCTCGATCCATGCCGCCCCGCTCTACACGGTGTTCGCGCTCGGCAGCCATCCCGGCTATTGCTATCTCGGCGGCATGGACCCGCGCATCACCATGCCGCGACGGCAGACTCCGCTGCAACGCTCCGCGGGCGGCTCAGTGTCGATCGGCGGATCGCAGACCGGGGTCTCCGCTTCGCCCGGACCGAGCGGCTGGCACGCCATCGGACATACCAGCTGGACCTTCTTCGATCCGTCCTGGCCGACGCCAGCCGCACTCGCACCGGGCGATACCATCCGCTTCGAGATCGAACGGGTGATCCGGTGA
- a CDS encoding biotin-dependent carboxyltransferase family protein, translated as MIEILSVTGPASVQDLGRFDQYRFGVGTSGAMDDVALRTGNILLGNDENAAGIEIPMLPFKLRFDRDTAFALTGADVEAEIAGRAIPPWWRSHARAGDILIIKAMPRGARSYLAFGGGIDVPMVLGSRSTQFRGEFGGWHGRPLQPGDILPCVASPAIIGDLGVQPAEITLARPNAAADETVVRVVIAGEYDGFDAATQALFWSSRWKITPQSNRYGYRLQGPAVKPKAPIEKRSHGIVPGVIQIPPNGQPIIQMRDAQTSGGYPKIATVIRADLWRVGQAQLGSKLRFEQTAYVDALAAEAEMSAYLERLRTHVRLIEEIRTCR; from the coding sequence GTGATCGAGATCCTGTCAGTCACAGGGCCTGCGAGCGTCCAGGATCTCGGCCGCTTCGACCAGTATCGCTTCGGGGTCGGCACGTCGGGCGCGATGGACGATGTCGCGCTGCGTACCGGCAACATCCTTCTCGGCAACGACGAGAACGCGGCCGGCATCGAAATTCCGATGCTGCCGTTCAAGCTTCGTTTCGACCGGGACACGGCCTTTGCACTCACCGGCGCCGATGTCGAGGCCGAGATCGCAGGACGCGCGATTCCGCCATGGTGGCGTTCGCACGCCCGCGCCGGCGATATCCTGATCATCAAGGCGATGCCCCGCGGCGCACGAAGCTATCTGGCATTCGGCGGCGGCATCGACGTGCCCATGGTGCTGGGCTCCCGCAGCACGCAGTTTCGCGGCGAGTTCGGCGGCTGGCACGGACGGCCGCTCCAGCCCGGCGACATCCTGCCCTGCGTCGCTTCGCCCGCGATCATTGGGGATCTCGGGGTCCAGCCGGCCGAGATCACGCTGGCGCGGCCGAACGCTGCCGCAGACGAGACCGTCGTCAGGGTCGTGATCGCCGGCGAATATGACGGGTTCGACGCCGCCACGCAGGCGCTGTTCTGGTCCAGTCGCTGGAAGATCACGCCGCAGAGCAACCGTTACGGCTACCGCCTGCAGGGCCCCGCCGTGAAGCCGAAAGCACCGATCGAGAAGCGCTCGCACGGCATCGTCCCCGGCGTGATCCAGATTCCGCCGAACGGGCAGCCGATCATCCAGATGCGCGACGCCCAGACGTCCGGCGGCTATCCGAAGATCGCAACCGTGATCCGGGCTGACCTGTGGCGCGTCGGGCAGGCGCAGCTCGGAAGCAAGCTGCGGTTCGAGCAGACGGCTTACGTCGACGCACTTGCGGCCGAGGCCGAGATGTCAGCGTATCTCGAGCGGCTCAGGACCCATGTGCGTCTCATCGAGGAGATCAGAACATGCCGATAG
- a CDS encoding acetyl-CoA carboxylase biotin carboxyl carrier protein subunit, whose product MPIELTEIARLAQILERSGADTIEIEEPGQSLKLVVDTGPRMAESPMLAAPAVDHSVIAKADVAGHFLAAHPWRDKPFIAPGQRVEAGAIVGLVRIGLLYAPIVAPATGIVDAVIAEPGATVGYGTAIARIRPLPEGSSIN is encoded by the coding sequence ATGCCGATAGAGCTGACCGAGATCGCGCGTCTCGCGCAAATCCTCGAAAGGTCCGGCGCCGACACGATCGAAATCGAGGAGCCCGGCCAATCCCTGAAGCTTGTCGTCGACACCGGCCCACGCATGGCAGAGTCACCGATGCTTGCGGCCCCGGCTGTCGACCATTCCGTCATCGCCAAAGCCGACGTCGCAGGGCATTTCCTCGCGGCCCATCCCTGGCGGGACAAGCCGTTCATCGCACCGGGCCAGCGGGTCGAGGCCGGCGCGATCGTCGGCCTCGTCAGGATCGGCTTGCTGTATGCGCCCATCGTGGCGCCCGCCACCGGCATCGTCGATGCCGTGATCGCGGAGCCCGGCGCAACGGTCGGCTACGGCACTGCGATCGCACGCATCCGCCCGTTGCCCGAGGGCAGCTCGATCAATTGA
- a CDS encoding 5-oxoprolinase subunit PxpA, which yields MKIGINSDMGEGFGNYRICDDEALMGIISSANVACGFHAGDPIIMDRMVRLAKQKGVEVGAHPGLPDLLGFGRRVIQMDAAELEKHMVYQIGALQAIAANAGHRVTHVSFHAAMGNMVNADPDMADVVARAIATINRDFIVFSQPDAAIVHAARKVGLRILTLFLADRAYDENGHLVSRKLPNSVITSTEAVAERVKRFLDSGTVRTIEGKSIKVEARSILIHSDTPGSVNLAGTVRRVIEQGGGEVTPATVLLN from the coding sequence ATGAAAATCGGCATCAATTCGGACATGGGCGAAGGCTTCGGCAATTATCGCATCTGCGACGATGAGGCGCTGATGGGCATCATCTCGTCCGCCAACGTGGCGTGCGGCTTCCACGCCGGCGATCCCATCATCATGGATCGCATGGTTCGCCTGGCAAAGCAGAAGGGGGTCGAGGTCGGTGCCCATCCTGGCCTGCCTGATCTGCTCGGGTTTGGCCGCCGCGTGATCCAGATGGATGCCGCCGAGCTGGAGAAACACATGGTCTATCAGATCGGCGCCTTGCAGGCGATCGCGGCCAATGCGGGTCACCGCGTGACTCATGTCAGCTTCCACGCGGCGATGGGCAACATGGTCAACGCCGACCCCGATATGGCCGATGTCGTCGCTCGCGCGATTGCGACCATCAATCGCGATTTCATCGTGTTCTCGCAGCCCGACGCCGCGATCGTGCACGCTGCGCGCAAGGTGGGGCTGCGCATCCTCACCCTGTTCCTGGCCGACCGCGCCTATGACGAGAACGGCCATCTGGTGTCCCGCAAGCTTCCCAACTCTGTCATCACGTCGACCGAAGCCGTGGCCGAACGGGTCAAGCGCTTTCTCGATAGTGGCACCGTGCGGACGATCGAGGGCAAGTCGATCAAGGTCGAGGCGCGCTCGATCCTGATCCACAGTGACACGCCTGGATCGGTCAACCTCGCCGGCACGGTGCGCCGCGTGATCGAGCAGGGCGGCGGCGAAGTCACGCCCGCAACGGTCCTGCTCAATTGA
- a CDS encoding biotin-dependent carboxyltransferase family protein, whose translation MIEILASPAFNTIQDLGRHGARRFGVSTSGAMDPVALAAGNALLGNDDNAAGIEIQTFPFRLRFQTDAVFALTGADHDSTLAAATVRPWWCMQAKAGEVLAITAPRRGARIYATFGGGIDVPRVLGSRSTHLRGGFGGLEGRTLQAGDVVPVGCSPHRSDGRFGFGVAPPDVAIAGAAPADDRVLRIRVLRAGEYDLFSEAMQAAFWSTTWKISAQSDRGGYRLTGGKLTLDAPVEMRSHGVVTGVVQVPPSGEPIIQMSDANTAGGYPKMAAVIQADLWRLGQAAPGSFIAFNEVSYQDAVAAMAPVNDYLAKLRATADLYRAL comes from the coding sequence GTGATCGAAATATTGGCCAGCCCCGCTTTCAACACCATCCAGGATCTTGGCCGCCACGGCGCGCGTCGTTTCGGTGTGAGCACGTCGGGCGCCATGGATCCCGTCGCGCTCGCCGCCGGCAACGCGCTGCTTGGCAATGACGACAATGCGGCCGGCATCGAGATCCAGACCTTTCCGTTCCGCCTGCGCTTCCAGACAGATGCCGTGTTTGCGCTTACGGGCGCCGATCACGATTCGACCCTGGCGGCGGCAACCGTCCGGCCGTGGTGGTGCATGCAGGCCAAGGCGGGCGAGGTTCTCGCGATCACCGCGCCGCGGCGTGGCGCGCGGATCTACGCGACGTTCGGCGGGGGCATCGATGTTCCGCGCGTGCTGGGCTCACGGAGCACGCATCTGCGCGGCGGCTTCGGCGGGCTGGAGGGCCGCACCTTGCAGGCCGGCGACGTCGTGCCGGTCGGATGTTCGCCGCACAGGAGCGACGGCCGCTTCGGCTTCGGCGTTGCGCCGCCTGATGTCGCGATCGCGGGCGCCGCTCCCGCGGATGACCGCGTGCTGCGGATACGTGTCCTGCGGGCCGGCGAGTATGATTTGTTTTCGGAGGCGATGCAGGCGGCGTTCTGGTCCACGACGTGGAAGATCAGCGCCCAGAGCGACAGAGGCGGCTATCGGCTCACTGGCGGCAAGCTGACATTGGACGCACCCGTCGAGATGCGCTCGCATGGCGTCGTGACTGGCGTCGTGCAGGTGCCGCCGAGCGGCGAGCCGATCATCCAGATGAGCGACGCCAATACGGCCGGTGGCTATCCGAAGATGGCAGCCGTGATCCAGGCCGATCTCTGGCGCCTCGGCCAGGCGGCGCCGGGCTCGTTCATCGCCTTCAACGAGGTGAGCTACCAGGACGCGGTCGCGGCCATGGCTCCCGTCAACGATTACCTCGCGAAGTTGCGTGCGACCGCGGATCTCTATCGAGCGCTTTAG
- the pxpB gene encoding 5-oxoprolinase subunit PxpB, whose translation MSINQPNAPFVGTIEKSPKISLIGTLAMLVEAPGDFDLVQQGRIWAFADAVSTWPDVQEAVIGVTNVMLVFEQPPADIGMLSASIVELWHRVPSRKADGKLIEIPVVYGGELGFDLPAVADRAGLSARDVIRIHSEGEYTVCAVASSPGFGYLHGLDPRIYMPRKSVPSLNMRAGSVTIGGMQTGVAVLTSPNGWNAIGWASVAMFDPTSEQPSLMLPGDRVRFRIDRVEL comes from the coding sequence TTGTCGATTAATCAGCCCAATGCTCCCTTTGTCGGCACGATCGAGAAAAGCCCGAAGATCAGCCTGATCGGCACGCTTGCGATGCTGGTCGAGGCGCCGGGTGACTTCGACCTGGTGCAGCAAGGACGCATCTGGGCTTTTGCGGATGCGGTTTCGACCTGGCCCGACGTCCAGGAGGCCGTCATAGGCGTCACCAATGTGATGCTCGTCTTCGAGCAGCCGCCGGCGGATATCGGCATGCTCAGCGCTTCAATCGTCGAATTGTGGCATCGCGTGCCGAGTCGCAAGGCCGACGGCAAGCTCATCGAGATCCCCGTCGTCTATGGCGGGGAGCTCGGCTTCGACTTGCCGGCGGTTGCGGACCGTGCCGGATTGTCCGCGCGTGACGTCATCCGGATTCATAGCGAAGGCGAATACACCGTCTGCGCCGTCGCGAGCTCGCCGGGGTTCGGCTACCTCCATGGCCTCGATCCGCGCATCTACATGCCGCGCAAATCCGTGCCGTCGCTCAACATGCGCGCAGGTTCGGTGACGATCGGCGGAATGCAGACCGGCGTGGCGGTGCTGACGAGCCCGAACGGATGGAACGCGATCGGATGGGCCTCGGTTGCGATGTTCGACCCGACGTCCGAACAACCGTCGCTCATGCTTCCGGGCGACCGTGTCCGATTCAGAATCGATCGGGTCGAGCTGTGA
- a CDS encoding ABC transporter ATP-binding protein, which produces MRSSEVRLDHLVKEYNRTVAVDDVSLTIEPGHMVALLGPSGCGKTTCLRMIAGLIRPTSGDVFVNDQKMTGVPVHRRNVGMLFQNYALFPHLTVEENIAFGLEMRGISKADAAKKVGEALNLVQLSSFGKRYPAQLSGGQQQRVALGRALVIEPAMLLLDEPLGALDKGLRESMQVELRALQRRLGLTTVMVTHDQDEALTMADKIVVMRDGKLEQVGSATEIYQRPTSKFVAQFIGASNLFEGPVEQRNGSGALVRVSPELSLQVDQIPQSASDVMVSIRPEAIVVERIGQSPAAQRANSVMARVDQAIYRGFVSHYYLKTLSGGQIIVFEQNQSQQAGLRYAVGEEVVARWESPSNHVIARH; this is translated from the coding sequence ATGAGGTCTTCCGAAGTCAGGCTTGACCACCTGGTCAAGGAATATAACCGCACCGTTGCGGTGGACGACGTCTCGCTCACGATCGAGCCCGGCCATATGGTCGCGCTGCTCGGTCCGAGCGGATGCGGCAAGACGACCTGCTTGCGCATGATCGCCGGGCTGATCCGCCCGACATCCGGCGATGTCTTCGTCAACGACCAGAAGATGACCGGCGTTCCCGTGCATCGCCGCAATGTCGGGATGCTGTTCCAGAACTATGCGTTGTTTCCTCATCTGACCGTCGAGGAGAACATCGCCTTCGGCCTCGAGATGCGCGGGATCTCCAAGGCCGATGCCGCAAAGAAGGTCGGCGAAGCCCTCAATCTCGTCCAGCTGTCCAGCTTCGGGAAGCGCTATCCGGCGCAACTCTCAGGCGGCCAGCAGCAGCGCGTCGCATTGGGGCGCGCCCTGGTGATCGAGCCGGCCATGCTGCTGCTCGACGAGCCGCTCGGGGCGCTCGACAAGGGGCTCCGCGAGAGCATGCAGGTCGAGCTGCGCGCCCTTCAGCGCAGGCTCGGTTTGACCACCGTGATGGTGACCCACGATCAGGACGAAGCCCTGACGATGGCCGACAAGATCGTCGTGATGCGCGACGGCAAGCTCGAACAGGTCGGCTCTGCAACGGAAATCTACCAGCGTCCGACCTCGAAATTCGTTGCGCAGTTCATCGGCGCGTCGAATCTGTTCGAAGGACCCGTCGAGCAGCGCAACGGGAGCGGGGCGCTCGTTCGTGTCTCGCCCGAATTGAGCCTCCAGGTCGACCAGATCCCGCAATCGGCAAGCGACGTGATGGTCTCGATCAGGCCGGAAGCAATCGTGGTCGAGCGCATCGGCCAGAGCCCGGCGGCGCAACGCGCCAACAGCGTGATGGCGCGTGTCGACCAGGCCATCTATCGCGGGTTCGTCAGTCACTACTATCTCAAGACGCTGAGTGGCGGCCAGATCATCGTATTCGAGCAGAACCAATCGCAGCAGGCCGGTCTTCGATACGCGGTGGGCGAGGAGGTCGTGGCGCGGTGGGAATCGCCCAGCAATCACGTCATCGCGCGTCACTGA